In one window of Canis aureus isolate CA01 chromosome 36, VMU_Caureus_v.1.0, whole genome shotgun sequence DNA:
- the SLC4A3 gene encoding anion exchange protein 3 isoform X4 translates to MMSLVEEAAEPNRPQGPGPGEAEGRGPWMAPAPSTRDSLASEDLEMLVLDLEDGDLWEPHQGQLSPVAGGPACHRLEDNPGVRRHLVKKPSRTQGGRGSPGGLAPVLRRKKKKKQLDRRPHEVFVELNELTLDRSQEPHWRETARWIKFEEDVEEETERWGKPHVASLSFRSLLELRRTIAHGAALLDLEQTTLPGIAHLVVETMIVSDQIRPEDRASVLRTLLLKHSHPNDDKDSGFFPRNPSSSSVNSVLGNHHPTPSHGPDGAVPTMSDDVGEPAPLWPHDPDAKEKPLHMPGGDGHRGKSLKLLEKIPEDAEATVVLVGCVPFLEQPAAAFVRLNEAVLLESVLEVPVPVRFLFVMLGPSHTSTDYHELGRSIATLMSDKLFHEAAYQADDRQDLLSAISEFLDGSIVIPPSEVEGRDLLRSVAAFQRELLRKRREREQTKVELTTQGSYVAPGKELSVELGGSEATPEDDPLLRTGSVFGGLVRDVKRRYPHYPSDLRDALHSQCVAAVLFIYFAALSPAITFGGLLGEKTEGLMGVSELIVSTAVLGVLFSLLGAQPLLVVGFSGPLLVFEEAFFKFCRSQDLEYLTGRVWVGLWLVVFVLALVAAEGSFLVRYISPFTQEIFAFLISLIFIYETFHKLYKVFTEHPLLPFYPPEGALEAGLELNGSALPPTEGPPGPRNQPNTALLSLILMLGTFLIAFFLRKFRNSRFLGGKARRIIGDFGIPISILVMVLVDYSITDTYTQKLTVPTGLSVTSPHKRTWFIPPLGSARPFPPWMMVAAAVPALLVLILIFMETQITALIVSQKARRLLKGSGFHLDLLLIGSLGGLCGLFGLPWLTAATVRSVTHVNALTVMRTAIAPGDKPQIQEVREQRVTGVLIASLVGLSIVMGAVLRRIPLAVLFGIFLYMGVTSLSGIQLSQRLLLILMPAKHHPEQPYVTKVKTWRMHLFTCIQLSCIALLWVVKSTAASLAFPFLLLLTVPLRRCLLPRLFQDRELQALDSEDAEPNFDEDGQDEYNELHMPV, encoded by the exons CTGGACCTTGAGGACGGTGACCTGTGGGAACCCCACCAGGGCCAGCTGAGCCCCGTGGCAGGGGGACCAGCTT GTCACCGGCTGGAGGACAACCCTGGCGTGCGGCGGCACCTAGTGAAGAAGCCGTCTCGGACGCAGGGcggcaggggcagccccggtggcctggCCCCCGTCCTGcgcaggaagaagaagaagaagcagctggATCGGAGGCCTCACGAG GTGTTTGTGGAGCTGAATGAGCTGACGCTGGACCgcagccaggagccccactgGCGGGAGACGGCGCGCTGGATCAAGTTTGAGGAGGACGTGGAGGAGGAGACGGAGCGCTGGGGGAAGCCCCACGTGGCCTCGCTCTCGTTCCGCAGCCTCCTGGAGCTCAGGAGGACCATCGCCCACG GAGCCGCCCTCCTGGACCTGGAGCAGACCACCCTGCCGGGGATCGCGCACCTCGTGGTGGAGACCATGATCGTGTCTGACCAGATCCGTCCGGAGGACAGGGCCAGCGTCCTGCGCACCCTCCTACTGAAACACAg CCATCCCAATGATGACAAGGACAGCGGCTTCTTTCCCCGCAACCCCTCCAGCTCCAGCGTGAACTCGGTCCTGGGGAATCATCACCCAACCCCCAGCCACGGCCCTGACGGGGCGGTGCCCACCATGTCCGATGACGTCGGGGAGCCAGCCCCACTCTGGCCTCACGACCCCGATGCCAAGGAG AAGCCCCTCCACATGCCCGGGGGAGACGGTCACCGGGGAAAAAGTCTGAAGCTGCTGGAGAAGATCCCCGAAGATGCTGAGGCCACTGTTGTGCTCGTGG GCTGCGTGCCTTTCTTGGAGCAGCCGGCGGCAGCTTTTGTGCGCCTGAATGAGGCTGTGCTCTTGGAATCTGTGCTTGAAGTCCCGGTGCCCGTTCGCTTCCTCTTTGTGATGCTGGGTCCCAGCCACACCAGCACTGACTACCATGAGCTTGGGCGCTCCATCGCCACCCTCATGTCTGACAAG cTGTTCCATGAGGCCGCCTACCAGGCAGACGACCGGCAGGACCTCCTGAGCGCCATCAGTGAGTTCCTGGACGGCAGCATCGTGATTCCTCCATCCGAGGTGGAGGGCCGCGACCTGCTGCGCTCCGTGGCCGCCTTCCAGCGCGAGCTGCTGCGGAAGCGGCGGGAGCGGGAACAGACCAAGGTGGAGCTGACCACGCAGGGGAGCTATGTGGCCCCCGGGAAAG AGCTGTCTGTGGAGCTGGGTGGCTCCGAGGCAACCCCCGAAGATGACCCCCTGCTGCGGACTGGCTCGGTGTTCGGGGGGCTCGTGCGGGACGTGAAGCGCCGGTACCCACACTACCCCAGTGACCTGCGAGACGCCCTGCACTCCCAGTGCGTGGCAGCCGTGCTCTTCATCTACTTCGCCGCCCTCAGCCCTGCCATCACCTTCGGGGGGCTGCTAG GGGAGAAGACGGAAGGGCTGATGGGCGTGTCGGAGCTGATCGTGTCCACGGCGGTGCTTGGCGTCCTCTTCTCCCTGCTGGGGGCCCAGCCACTGCTTGTGGTCGGCTTCTCGGGGCCACTGCTGGTCTTCGAAGAAGCCTTCTTCAAG ttttgccgatcccaggacctggagtaCCTCACCGGCCGGGTGTGGGTCGGCCTGTGGCTGGTGGTCTTCGTCCTTGCCCTGGTGGCCGCCGAGGGCAGCTTCCTGGTCCGCTATATCTCACCTTTCACCCAGGAGATCTTCGCCTTCCTCATCTCGCTTATTTTCATCTATGAGACCTTCCACAAGCTCTACAAG GTGTTCACGGAGCACCCACTGCTGCCATTCTACCCCCCCGAGGGGGCGTTGGAGGCTGGGCTGGAGCTGAACGGGAGTGCCCTGCCCCCCACCGAGGGGCCACCCGGCCCCAGGAACCAGCCCAACACGGCCCTGCTGTCCCTCATCCTCATGCTGGGGACCTTTCTCATTGCCTTCTTCCTGCGGAAGTTCAGGAACAGCCGCTTCCTGGGTGGCAAG GCTCGCCGCATCATTGGGGATTTTGGGATCCCCATTTCCATTCTGGTGATGGTCCTCGTGGATTACTCCATCACAGACACCTACACCCAG AAGCTGACAGTGCCCACGGGGCTCTCGGTGACGTCCCCTCATAAACGCACGTGGTTCATCCCGCCCCTGGGCAGTGCCCGTCCTTTCCCGCCCTGGATGATGGTGGCAGCTGCCgtccccgccctcctggtcctcATCCTCATCTTCATGGAGACGCAAATCACTGC GCTCATCGTCAGCCAGAAGGCTCGCAGGCTGCTCAAGGGCTCCGGCTTCCACCTGGACCTGCTGCTCATCGGCTCCCTGGGGGGGCTGTGTGGGCTCTTCGGGTTGCCCTGGCTCACGGCTGCCACCGTCCGCTCGGTCACGCACGTGAACGCACTGACTGTTATGCGCACGGCCATCGCGCCCGGCGACAAGCCCCAGATCCAGGAGGTGCGGGAGCAGCGGGTCACCGGAGTGCTCATCGCCAGCCTCGTGG GCCTGTCCATCGTCATGGGGGCTGTGCTGCGCCGGATCCCCTTGGCTGTGCTCTTTGGGATTTTCCTGTACATGGGGGTCACGTCCCTGTCCGGTATCCAGCTCTCCCAGCGTCTGTTGCTTATCCTCATGCCGGCAAAACACCATCCCGAGCAACCCTATGTGACCAAG GTGAAGACGTGGCGGATGCACCTGTTCACCTGCATCCAGCTGAGCTGCATCGCACTGCTCTGGGTGGTCAAGTCCACGGCGGCCTCACTCGCCTTTCCCTTCCTGCTGCTGCTCACGGTGCCCCTGAGGCGCTGCCTTCTGCCCCGGCTCTTCCAGGACAGGGAGCTGCAGGCG CTGGACTCCGAGGATGCCGAGCCCAACTTCGACGAGGACGGCCAGGATGAGTACAACGAGCTACACATGCCCGTGTGA